From a region of the Pseudomonas fulva 12-X genome:
- a CDS encoding carotenoid oxygenase family protein, which produces MTALFPETPEFSGALYRPSRVEADVMDLEIEGELPAAIRGAFYQVSPDHQYPPLLGNDIFFNGDGMVSAFFFADGKVSLRRRYVQTDRLLAQRHEGRSLNGIYRNVYSNDELAAANNTTANTTVLKYGDVLLAMKEDALPYAMDPQTLETLGVYDWNGQIKSATFTAHPKIDPVSGNLLAFSYEAKGDGTPDMAYFEISPDGKLLKEIWFQAPYAAMVHDCAITPNYIVFPFIPLTVDVERMKRGGQHFQWQPDLPQLFAVLPRHGTASDVRWFKGPANGFQGHTLNAFEQDGQIHVDMPVTDGNVFYFFPQQDGFVPNPETLSSTLQRWTFDLSAKSDLVEPRPLTDYRCEFPRVDERYTGLPYEHGFMLSFDPTRPYREENGPMPFQFFNLLTHFNLRTGVSDSWFPGESGCFQEPIFVPRSADAPEGDGYVIALLNNLFDFSSELVVLDSRDMATGPVARIRIPFRMRMSLHGSWSAAE; this is translated from the coding sequence ATGACGGCCCTATTTCCCGAAACGCCCGAATTCTCCGGCGCCCTTTACCGCCCGAGTCGCGTGGAAGCCGATGTCATGGATCTCGAAATCGAGGGCGAACTGCCAGCGGCTATCCGTGGTGCCTTCTATCAGGTGTCGCCCGACCACCAGTATCCACCCCTGCTCGGCAACGACATCTTCTTCAACGGCGACGGCATGGTCAGTGCGTTCTTCTTTGCCGATGGCAAGGTTTCGCTGCGCCGTCGCTACGTGCAGACCGACCGTCTGCTCGCCCAGCGCCACGAAGGTCGATCGCTCAACGGCATCTATCGCAACGTCTACAGCAACGACGAACTGGCGGCCGCCAACAACACCACGGCCAACACCACCGTGCTCAAGTACGGCGATGTGCTACTGGCCATGAAGGAAGACGCCCTGCCCTACGCCATGGACCCGCAAACCCTGGAGACGCTGGGCGTTTACGACTGGAATGGGCAGATCAAGTCGGCGACCTTCACCGCCCACCCGAAAATCGACCCCGTCAGCGGCAACTTGCTCGCCTTCAGCTACGAGGCAAAGGGCGACGGCACGCCGGACATGGCCTATTTCGAGATCAGCCCGGACGGCAAACTGCTGAAGGAAATCTGGTTCCAGGCGCCGTACGCGGCGATGGTGCACGACTGCGCCATCACCCCGAACTACATCGTGTTCCCGTTCATTCCCCTGACCGTGGACGTGGAGCGCATGAAGCGCGGCGGGCAGCACTTCCAGTGGCAGCCTGACCTGCCGCAACTGTTCGCCGTGCTGCCGCGCCACGGAACGGCCAGCGACGTGCGCTGGTTCAAGGGCCCTGCCAACGGGTTCCAGGGGCATACCCTCAATGCCTTCGAGCAAGACGGACAGATCCATGTCGACATGCCGGTCACCGACGGCAACGTCTTCTACTTCTTCCCTCAGCAGGACGGCTTTGTCCCCAACCCGGAAACCCTCTCTTCCACGCTGCAGCGCTGGACCTTCGACCTCAGCGCCAAGAGCGATCTGGTCGAACCCAGACCGCTGACCGATTACCGCTGCGAGTTTCCGCGTGTCGATGAGCGCTACACCGGCCTGCCCTATGAGCATGGCTTCATGCTGTCTTTCGATCCGACGCGCCCCTATCGCGAAGAGAACGGGCCCATGCCCTTCCAGTTCTTCAACCTGCTGACGCACTTCAACCTGCGTACAGGTGTGAGCGATAGCTGGTTCCCGGGCGAAAGCGGGTGCTTCCAGGAGCCGATCTTCGTGCCCCGTTCTGCGGATGCCCCAGAAGGCGACGGCTATGTCATTGCCCTGCTCAATAACCTCTTCGACTTCAGCAGCGAGCTGGTGGTACTCGACTCACGCGATATGGCCACCGGCCCTGTGGCACGAATCCGGATTCCGTTTCGCATGCGCATGTCCCTGCACGGCTCCTGGTCTGCCGCCGAGTAA
- a CDS encoding MFS transporter, producing MNALDVVNSKRTLLAICMMMVISLGTLQVQPILGGAFVDRLGIPLNAIGAIFAAELIAMAVACGVSALLMPKVNRRRFALAGLLALVIGNLLSTQASSGLALCASRVLCGLSGGVVMAVVYATAALRESKDSTFAVINIGNLLWGILIVSSTPLILQAAGIPAVFMALAVASAIALLGFNRIPPRYDEAAAHVEAGEPPMTVTALLLVSLFALLFFGHSALWVYQERIGKSIGLEPQQIGAILGASILAGAIGAGLAGIIKRRIGLLMPQLIGFGLALVATLIMVHGTSALAFATTAALIHLAWFFSLPYLFSMTAELDPSGRLAGLGNAAIFIGQGAGPLGAALVVGGGNLRAVGWLAAATYILGLFIAFLVVARFRQRSRAQQAELMVQAA from the coding sequence GAATGCACTCGACGTTGTGAACAGCAAAAGGACCCTCCTGGCCATCTGCATGATGATGGTCATTTCCCTTGGCACCCTGCAGGTCCAGCCAATTCTGGGCGGTGCTTTCGTTGATCGGCTGGGTATTCCACTGAACGCCATCGGCGCCATCTTTGCCGCCGAGCTGATCGCCATGGCCGTGGCATGCGGCGTCAGCGCCTTGCTGATGCCCAAAGTCAATCGTCGCCGCTTCGCACTCGCAGGCTTACTGGCCCTGGTGATCGGCAATCTGCTGAGCACCCAGGCCAGCAGTGGGTTGGCATTATGCGCCAGCCGGGTGCTCTGCGGGCTCAGCGGTGGCGTGGTGATGGCCGTGGTTTATGCGACGGCTGCTCTGCGCGAATCGAAGGACTCGACCTTCGCCGTCATCAACATCGGCAACCTGCTGTGGGGGATATTGATCGTCTCTTCGACCCCGTTGATCCTCCAGGCAGCAGGCATTCCAGCCGTGTTCATGGCGCTCGCCGTAGCCAGTGCCATCGCCCTGCTCGGTTTCAACCGTATACCGCCACGCTACGATGAGGCGGCAGCGCACGTCGAAGCTGGCGAGCCGCCGATGACGGTCACTGCGCTGTTACTGGTGTCGTTGTTCGCGCTGCTGTTCTTCGGCCACTCGGCGCTTTGGGTGTATCAGGAGCGCATTGGCAAAAGTATCGGCCTGGAACCTCAGCAAATTGGCGCCATTCTCGGTGCCAGCATCCTTGCCGGGGCCATCGGCGCCGGGCTGGCCGGCATCATCAAACGGCGTATCGGCCTGCTGATGCCGCAGCTGATCGGCTTCGGCCTGGCGCTGGTAGCCACCTTGATCATGGTCCATGGCACCAGCGCGCTGGCCTTTGCGACCACTGCTGCACTGATCCACCTGGCCTGGTTCTTCAGCCTGCCGTACCTGTTCTCCATGACTGCCGAGCTCGACCCCAGTGGGCGACTCGCCGGCCTGGGCAACGCGGCCATTTTCATCGGTCAGGGCGCAGGCCCGCTGGGCGCGGCACTGGTGGTCGGCGGTGGCAACCTGCGCGCAGTCGGCTGGCTGGCCGCTGCCACCTACATCCTGGGTCTGTTTATTGCGTTTCTGGTGGTCGCCCGCTTCCGCCAGCGCTCGCGTGCCCAACAGGCAGAGCTGATGGTCCAGGCGGCCTGA
- a CDS encoding FUSC family protein, producing MSGVLLQRTRQALAEARAPLLFSLHSTAAALLALALANAAGIHHPWWAAMTVWLVAQPTRGLFIERSIARLTGSLVGALVGGVLLYFFFGWPNLLLCLLALWLALCAAVGNFFRHFRNYAWVLAGYTAAIVALFGLADPVFDPELASGRVICTLLGILCCSCISWLFTAKAEPSVLLEERLDALVNDCLRWCMSGPVQTENATDLNRILGAIKTLDGVLDFAAAGSRKGRQRVRHAHEVIDALLVSVALVHSLHETHSTFLCDARFADERSEQENLEAFIGALQLHPSKYPQLLLALERLQQLFANPSSRANWRERVLNHDWRAASTSAARPLSALIIAALAWRLSGWSEGAIMTMTAVLFASLFSSHNDARMALKDVFIGSLLGASAGMVARLWLLPQVHSDWQLLACIAPFLLTGAALMARARTAKLAIDLNMTFLLTAQPGVQLPSDLPLVAQQTLAIVLGVLAAAASLLLWYPALAAGRRLALARRIARQTRRATAPSQFAAAHGRARALLRSLVVSDGYASVLVSAALRCIAATAPFVTDDSSPVPDSAQAAYNAEQAARTLARLTSKD from the coding sequence ATGAGCGGCGTACTTTTACAACGCACGCGTCAAGCCCTGGCCGAAGCGCGCGCCCCTCTCCTGTTCAGCCTGCACAGCACCGCAGCGGCTCTGCTCGCTCTGGCGCTGGCCAACGCGGCCGGCATTCATCATCCCTGGTGGGCCGCGATGACGGTATGGCTGGTCGCCCAGCCCACCCGCGGCCTGTTTATCGAACGCTCTATTGCACGCCTCACAGGCAGCCTTGTAGGCGCGCTGGTGGGTGGCGTGCTGCTGTACTTTTTCTTCGGCTGGCCCAACCTGTTGCTATGCCTGCTGGCACTCTGGCTGGCGCTGTGCGCCGCCGTCGGCAACTTCTTTCGGCACTTTCGCAACTACGCCTGGGTACTGGCCGGCTATACCGCTGCGATCGTGGCCCTGTTCGGCCTGGCCGACCCGGTGTTCGACCCAGAACTCGCCAGCGGGCGCGTGATCTGCACACTGCTCGGCATACTCTGTTGCTCCTGCATATCCTGGCTGTTTACCGCCAAGGCCGAGCCGAGCGTGCTGCTCGAAGAGCGCCTCGACGCACTGGTCAACGACTGCCTGCGCTGGTGCATGAGCGGCCCCGTGCAGACAGAGAATGCCACTGACCTCAATCGCATACTGGGCGCCATCAAGACCCTCGATGGCGTGCTCGATTTCGCTGCCGCCGGCTCACGCAAGGGGCGCCAGCGGGTCCGCCACGCCCATGAGGTGATCGATGCGCTGCTCGTCAGCGTCGCCCTGGTGCACAGCTTGCACGAGACGCACAGCACGTTTTTGTGCGACGCGCGCTTTGCCGATGAGCGAAGCGAGCAGGAAAACCTCGAAGCCTTCATCGGCGCACTGCAACTGCACCCCAGCAAATACCCGCAACTGCTGCTGGCACTCGAACGCTTGCAGCAACTCTTCGCAAACCCGAGCAGCCGAGCCAACTGGCGCGAACGGGTGCTTAACCATGATTGGCGCGCCGCCAGCACCTCTGCGGCACGGCCACTGTCAGCCCTGATCATCGCGGCACTGGCCTGGCGCCTGAGCGGCTGGAGCGAAGGCGCCATCATGACCATGACCGCGGTGCTGTTCGCCTCGCTGTTCTCCAGCCACAACGATGCCAGGATGGCGCTCAAGGATGTATTCATCGGCTCCCTGCTGGGCGCCAGCGCAGGCATGGTCGCCCGCCTCTGGCTGCTGCCCCAGGTGCACAGCGACTGGCAGTTGCTGGCGTGCATCGCCCCCTTCCTGCTGACTGGCGCAGCGCTGATGGCCCGCGCCCGAACCGCCAAGCTGGCCATTGACCTGAACATGACCTTCCTGCTCACGGCGCAGCCCGGCGTACAGCTGCCGAGCGATCTGCCACTAGTCGCCCAGCAGACGCTGGCGATTGTGCTGGGAGTACTGGCTGCGGCCGCAAGCCTGCTGCTGTGGTATCCCGCACTTGCGGCAGGTAGGCGCCTGGCTCTGGCTCGGCGCATCGCCAGGCAAACCCGGCGCGCCACAGCGCCGAGCCAATTCGCCGCGGCTCATGGGCGCGCGCGTGCCCTGCTGCGCTCACTGGTGGTGAGCGACGGCTATGCGAGCGTGCTGGTCAGTGCCGCACTGCGCTGCATCGCCGCGACAGCGCCCTTTGTAACCGATGACTCCTCACCCGTGCCGGACTCGGCACAGGCCGCATACAACGCCGAACAGGCCGCGCGAACCCTTGCCCGCCTCACGTCCAAAGACTGA